Genomic DNA from Chaetodon auriga isolate fChaAug3 chromosome 13, fChaAug3.hap1, whole genome shotgun sequence:
AAATTATCCTGGCAAAACTTTTTTCCAACCTGCTtcataaatgaaagaaaagttaGGAAAAGACAATCCTGGTGAAACCTTTTTCTTTTACCTGTTCTTAAGTCATAAACACATGAGCAAAAAATGACTGAGATCAGACcctcctgctgctttgctgctaCCTCCTGTTCAGGCTGTAGAAACAACAGTCTGGATCAGTTTGACACTGAAGATTCACAGAATCTCTTGAGGAGGATGTACCCTGACTCATTGACGACTGGGGCCTGGTCAAACTCTTTCTCCGTCAGGATCTCAATGGTTTTCTGGCAGGACTCAGACGGCAACACAGTGAGGGGGGCAGACAGGTGCAGACACTGGACAGTCATGTTCCACCACCTTTAAGAGAGAGCAAGACAAATGAGAAGTGTAACACTAATCTACAGTTTAGATGAACTGCCCTGTTTTAGCGTCATGGTTGACTTTCTTACCAGGGTTTGAGAGGCACTGGAGCCTCCGGGCTGAGGAAGCCCTTCTCACACATCCACTTGTCACTCAGGAACTTTGACCTGAGGCAAAACTAACAGCAATGAGTTTGAacacatgacaaaaacagactgGAGGCTGCTCTggtttctgtcacattttcatcatcCTCAGGGTTTTAGTCAGGCTTGCACCTAAAATATGTCAGCTCCTAGACTTTCAGTGCTAATTGGAGAAGCAGCTCACTCTGAGTAAAAGAAGATAACTGAAACACCGGCACTGCACAAGCAGATAAATATTACACTCATAtgttaaatatatatatcagCTTTACATACACCAAAACTCCAAAAACATTAACACTGAGGCCCTGGTAAACATGATAGCATGGGATCAATACTCATGTGTAGCAGTAATGGAAGTCAAGGTCTGAGAGTTTAGTGACTGTATCTCTTACATGTAGTTGCGGACGGAGTCGGGCAGGATGACCACGCAGCGCTgcccctcctccagctgctgagcCAACTTCACCGCTGCTGCCATGGCTGAGCCAGAGCTGCCACCTGCAGTAAAACAGGCGAATTATTAAATGCACATTTAGAGGGAGCTAATAAAGaagatgtgaaaaatgtccacatgacAAATGCAGTGAAGTTTACAATACCAACAAAACGTAAACAGAACTTACCACACAGAAGACCCTCCTCTCTGATCAGCTTGCGGGACATGGTGAACGTCTCCATATCGCTTGATTTATACCACATATCAACAACCTGCATAGATTTAGAAGGGAGAGGACAACAGAGCAGTAGATAGAACAATGTCACAAAAGACTTGATTATTTATAAGAAGGTTATAAGAGGTTCAGTATGCTGAACAAACTAGAACTTGGATATTCAAATGTATGCATGCAAAAGCACACTCACAGATCTGTCCAGCACTGTGGGGATGAAGTCGTATCCAATGCCCTCCACTTCAAAAGATGTCttcttttcactctcctcttttGAACCAGTCAGAATCGAGCCCTCAGGGTCCACAGCGACTATCTAAAGACAACAGCGTCAAGactggaaacactgcagcataAACATTAAAGAGTCACCAATACCAGTCTTAGTATGTTTGAATGAGCAGAAAATATGTGGTCTGGTTTGGTGTGGtttctgagaaagaaaaaaaactctccCCCTGCCCTGAAACATCATCTGTACATCACAGTTTCCATACAAATCTAGCTTTACTCACATCCATAAATTCTACAAagtgaaacacattcagattcatcagaatacggtgtgtgtgtgtgtgtgtgtgtgtgtgtgtgtgtgtgtgtgtgtgtgtgtgtgtgtgtgtttgtgtgtgtgtcttgcctTGACGTTTGGGCACCTCTCCTTCAGCTTCCGAGCAACACCAGTAAGTGTCCCACCTGTGCCAGCTCCAGCCACCAACATATCCACTTTACCTGAAAGGAGACGcacattttcttcattattGAATAGCACTATAAGTTTGTCTTCTCAAGGACGAAACGTAAAAAGGCCTCCATAGATTTATTGTTCTCCTTGTACAATCTGTTTagtgcaaattagcaaatgctagcatgcttcCATGCTAAAGTAAGATGGTGAATAGGTAAATGTGTTTAACACCAGCATGTTAGCTTAGtgaagttagcatttagctcaaagcacaggtATGTTAGTATGCATGAGGATTACAAACATGTTGCTAATGGCCAATAACAATATAAACCGATCATTCTTTGGTCAGCTGTGTTGGTCAGTTAACTTTTTACTTGACACTGGTATTTAACACTAGTAAAATCAAGCTACACACTTCAGCATATAAGCTAGCACAGGACGTCTCAATCTCTCTGGTACTAAGAAACAGTCAAAGTAAATGAGGATATGCTAATAACCTCAGTGAACTACAGTGACTTCCTTACATGCGCGTATACAAGCTGTCCACTGAactaaaagcagcaaaaaataaGCGTTCATCCATAGATAGGGTGGCAGAGAAGAATCCAGTTATGGGAAAGTATCTTATAATGCATCAGTATTTGTCTTGACataatttttttcatgtttaaaatcatttgtttttccctccaAGAGCACCAGAGGTTGTAGCAGACAAACCCAATGTGCTGAAGTAAAGacccacaacaacaaaaatgtatCACTAAGATACAATTTATTGAATGGACGACGCTGCATATTATCTCTGTCAAAAAGAGAAAGACTCTTCAACACAAACCATCACACTGCTCCAGTATCTCCTCGGCTGTGGTATCGTAGTGAGCCAGAGGGTTGCTGGCATTACGGTATTGGTCGAGGATGTGTGAGTTGGGGATCTCATTCTTCAGACGCCAGGCCACACCTACATGAGATTCTGGGGAATCAAAGGCTGCAGAAGTGGGTGTGCGCACTATTTCTGCCCCCAGTGCTCTCAACACATCCACCTGAAAACACAGTAAGACCAGATTTCAGTGAACCAAACGACTCAGGATGAACCGAGGAAAAGTTGTGATCATTGAAAGAGCTGCACACCTTCTCCATGCTCATTCTCTCAGGCATGGTTATAATGCAGCGGTAGCCTTTCACTGCGGCTGTCAGGGCGAGGCCAATACCTGCAGGCAGCCACAGCAGAAGGTAGATTTGTAGGTTTGTAGGTCAGATAGaatcactgtttgttttcacatccTGCATGTTTCCGTATCAGGTACCTGTGTTGCCAGAGGAGGGCTCGATGATCGTGTCTCCTGGTTTGATGATCCCGGCTTTCTCAGCGTCTTCCACCATCCGGAGGCCGATCCGGTCTTTCACGCTGCCTCCTGCGTTGAAGAACTCGCATTTGGCCACTAAACACAGTCACAGGTGAGAAAATGTCACTGAGTGTGTTGTGGTTTGATTTAGAACTTGAAAGGATCATGTGATAGACCATATGTAAAATTTATTCAGCACTTTATCACttcattttattcaaataaGAAAATCTGTGTCATTAGTGTTTCAGCTAATCTGTGGATTTATCAATCGGGTTATAAGAAAAGAGAATCTATCTaatatgtgttgttttatttttgttccacATGGTGGTGATGTCTtctttgtgttctgtttgtggAGATCAGTGACAATAAAGACAAGAATGACATTCAGTTAAAGCTGATGTActgatggctgtgtgtgtcagcagtaaCTCTCTGTTATCCTGCGTATTTTCTTGAACATTTGAGAGAAAATTATTCAAGAATCACTCCTCATAATCAGCTTATACTGTGAAGAcgaacaagaacaagaaggaCATGAAGAGCTAGCgctagaagaagaagatcaagaagaagaacaagatcaaaaagcagatgaagaacaagaagaaagaagaaaaagaagaataagaaaaaacagaacaaaaaaagaagaacaagaggaaCAAGAAGATCaagaacaacaagaagaagatcaagaagaagaacaagaagaacacATGTGATGCCATTTGCTCATGTAAACACGTCagattttattcagttttatcTAATCTGAGTCCTAATCTGAGTCTGAAAGGGATTCAATAAAGACAtaaagtggtaaaaaaaaaagaaaaagaaaaagaaagaaaaaaagaaaaaagaatttGTGCCGGCTCACTGTCTGTCATGTCAGGGACACTTTAACCCAACAGAGTCTTTGTTAATGTCATAAGTAACACCCATGCTTTGCAGACCAGTGTAAAAAGCAGATTATggaagaaaactgaaatgatgtaaatttattattattcaggaAGGTGAAGTCGTCCAAAggtctctcacagacacactctcaaCTCTGGTGGTGCTCAAGCTGCCCACTGCTACAGATTTGGGGCAGCTACAGTTAAATCTGCACTGAACTCGAGAGTAATCCCTGGCACGTGAAAACCATCTAAGCATTGAGTGTAAGGTTCTTGGTCTGATTAAGCCATGGGAACGCACTAAAACTTCACTTTCATCAGTTTAAGGGAGTGTAAAAGGGCTTTTCTTAGAAGGCTTAAACTGATGCCTTTGACAGGTTTCATCCTCTCTGAACCCAAAAACCTCACTGGGTTGCCAGTGTGAGATGGTGCCACACAGGAAATACTGTactgaaatcaaataaatgctaaatggAGCAACAGCCTGAATGCTTTAAAGTTTTGATTGCTCTGTTGGCTAAAAGAACAAcagtctttcatttcctcctccctccccatccATGGGAGCCCACTGCCTCGGACAAAACCCCAACAGTCTCACATAAGGGCACAAGCTACATGATACCTTAATGTTTGCATTCTtaacagcagcttcttcttcttcagcaggaCGCCAACAGGGATGCAGCTGTATCAACAGCCCTTTATAAGAGCAATGACAGCATCTCCCCCTACGTGTATCAGTTTAATGTTTGTCTGCATGCCTTATTCCTAGAAAGAAATATTTCTCAGTCCTGCCCAAGACCAGTTAAGGCTTCACTCTCTAATCCACTGCTGAGTTACAACAACATCCAGCCAactcttttttctgtctcactggATGCTGAAACTTCTCAACTTTCTGCCTGATCCAAGAAGGAGAACAATAGTGCCGTTGTTGAGAGTTAGTGTCTAGCTGATAGGTAAGCATGTGTTGGTGTGGATGTCAAATGTTAGCTTTGCAGGGATTATATGAAAGCTTTCACTCACAAATATCACACTTCAGTCCAAACTCCTTTGGGATTTTGTTCAAACGGACCAGAGGTGTGTGTCCGATTTTTCCGAGGATGTTTGGGAGGATGCTGGGGGCAGTGGTGCTGTGgccagaggaaagaaagaaatcccCATCAGCTGGCTGTTAGAACAACACATGGTCCTctttgtccaatcatagcttgaTGTAAATATGCTCATGTCGTCTAACCTCTTGTCAAACAAAAGGTGAAGCTAATTTACATCAAAGATTCTCAGGAGGGGTTTTCAAAGATCAACAGGTGGCAGCTATGAAATGAACTCATGCAccaagaacagaaagaaagaagaccGGAAATTAACAAACGTGGACGTAAACAATGTAGGTGTAAAACTTTCAATAATAATCGGCTTTGCAAATGATTTATGAAATGCATTGAGCACACATACAATATATTATGGTGAGTAAAGCTGTAAAACTACATAAACAGTTTCAAGAAATGTCCAAAGGGCACTTTTAGTGGCATTGAGTCATCATTGTTTGTCACAGCTGTGATTTTCCTACGGGTCAAAAACTCTGCTATGAGAGAGGTCTTCTGTGTGAGCTGGCACAGAAATGGCTCACTATCACAGAGAGACTGTTTGAAGTgattgtggattttttttttgctcctgaTCCATAACCACTGATTTCATTCTCagagttttcattcatttgacttACCGTGGTGGGTGGCTATGAGGTGACCCTGAAAGTGGTGCGCCTAGCTTCCAGGTGCATCTGCTGGGCAAATCAGGGCGGATCCAGTTCCTCTGATCAGCAGTCGCTTCACTGTTCTCCGGCTCACTCTCACTGCTTTCCCGGCTCTCGTGGTACGATTCATCTTGGTCCTTGACACTGTCCTGTTCTCCGTTTGCAGACTTTTGGCCCCAAGTGACATCTGCACTTATCAGTTTTGCCGTGTGTGGGCAAAGAGTACGAGCATCTTCCAAAGAGGAACTGTCAGAAACAGAAGGCATGGCTCACCTGTGGGCAGACGGGATGGTGTTACAgtcacacaggcacatacacaaaACCTTTCAGACTGGAATGTATACCAGCGCTCTTGTTCTGCTTGAATCTGGCTAAACATCGCATGGTCAACACGTCTGAGGGTTGCTGATGTGTTAAAGAAGCCACTGACTTTTCAAACAGAAAAGCCGCCATGAGGAAGTGGCTGTATGTAACTTTTCCTtggtttgaaaagaaaaaaaaatatatttaaaagcaacaggaaacaaacatgttacAGTTGAAGCTGTATTTCTGATGTTTTGATCACTTGGGGGCAGTGACACAATCAGACActgagcaacattatcattcatttccaATCTTATCCCTGGTCAGCTGATGAAGTCAAAAATTCAGGCCCCTTTCCgctctggtttggtttggttctAGTCGCCAGAAGTCGCTTAATGACTAATCGCATGATTTGCATAATTTAACCCGCCTCCTTTCCCCGTCATAATAAGTAATTCTTAATTGCTTTTATTTGGCAAGCTTGCAAAATAATATCACGTCAGTTGGCGTCGggtttggttttttgttttgttttgttttgtttttggtttttttttttttagcttttttcgTTTCTTGCCATGGTGTTGTGGATGGATACCAATCAACACCAAACAGTGCTGTAATGAATCTACACTAATCAATAACCAGCTCTGTGAAAACTGTCTGAACAGAAGTCGCTTTTTGTTCAGTGTCCTGCAGGAAGGTTCATTCTGATCTAATCAGCGTAGACTGGGAATGAGTAGTTCAATCATCAATCAATTTGTGTTGCTATCTCCTGACAGTAACAGTTCCTGATTAACCTCCAAAGCTGTCCCGTGCCTGAGCTGTTTCCATTTAAACCAGGCCACGCGATAGACAGCACACCTTTTGATCAAGAACGTTATCTTGAACTGCACATCTGCTTTTATCTTACAGTCCTTTCATTCGACGCCAGTGCGAAAAAACTGAGTTGTCATTAAAACCTGTGGACAAATATTTCATGCAAcctcattttgtcattatttgacAGATTGGCCGAAAAGACGCACATCAGAGCAAATACTCTATCCTGTAACTTCCTTCGCAAAGTTAACTCAATTTGAATTATGACATTAATAATAAACAAAGTGTCCCATTTACTTTACCTTCAATAGAATGTAGACCTTCATATAAAGAACAGTGTAACAGTAAACAAAGCCATGAAGCAAAGGTGCTCAGTCATTTCCTATAAGAGCCGCGTGCACTCACCTGTCCGTTCGCCTGCAACTAACCGAGCAGTGAGTGAGCCTCGATCAGCACAGACAGCCCAGATCAGCCCACAGCTGAAAACGACCTGCTTACACCAACCCGCTCTGATGCGTCATCTCAAATGCAGGACTGGAAACACTAACGTATACTGCTGGGATGGGTGGCGCGAGAGCTGTGATTATCAGTTTGATTTGGAAGGAGTGGAAGCACCTCAGGTTctcagaggcagcaggagacatgatgtctttgtctttgtctttgataGCCTGCTTTCTGGATGGACAGTGGACTTCTGTTGCCTGCTTACATTTCATTACTATGGTGACCCTCATCAGGATCATTTTCAAGTTTGTTTGATTCTGAACTGATCACATATTTACctctgattattttcatatatatatatatatgaaaatattCAAGTGCAGTAA
This window encodes:
- the cbsb gene encoding cystathionine beta-synthase b, which encodes MPSVSDSSSLEDARTLCPHTAKLISADVTWGQKSANGEQDSVKDQDESYHESRESSESEPENSEATADQRNWIRPDLPSRCTWKLGAPLSGSPHSHPPRTTAPSILPNILGKIGHTPLVRLNKIPKEFGLKCDILAKCEFFNAGGSVKDRIGLRMVEDAEKAGIIKPGDTIIEPSSGNTGIGLALTAAVKGYRCIITMPERMSMEKVDVLRALGAEIVRTPTSAAFDSPESHVGVAWRLKNEIPNSHILDQYRNASNPLAHYDTTAEEILEQCDGKVDMLVAGAGTGGTLTGVARKLKERCPNVKIVAVDPEGSILTGSKEESEKKTSFEVEGIGYDFIPTVLDRSVVDMWYKSSDMETFTMSRKLIREEGLLCGGSSGSAMAAAVKLAQQLEEGQRCVVILPDSVRNYMSKFLSDKWMCEKGFLSPEAPVPLKPWWWNMTVQCLHLSAPLTVLPSESCQKTIEILTEKEFDQAPVVNESGAILGMVTLATILSSLSAGKVKPSDAVIKVLCKPFKQVHLTDNLGMLSQILEADHFALVVHDHAQCKEDASVCQGQMAFSVVTVTDLLKYITTHKEQDHSSSECSLSDTMSLSPVSV